The following proteins are co-located in the Amblyraja radiata isolate CabotCenter1 chromosome 8, sAmbRad1.1.pri, whole genome shotgun sequence genome:
- the dll1 gene encoding delta-like protein 1 yields the protein MARHNLCLFITVFATLHQASPSGVFELKLQEFNNRKGLIGNANCCKGGSASNYGLPCECKTFFRVCLKHYQANISPEPPCTYGSALTPVLGSNSFSIPNAEAFNNPIRFPFAFTWPGTFSLIIEALHEDPTDDLSTDNPDRLISRLATQRHLAVGDEWSQDVHISARTELKYSYRFVCDEHYYGEGCSVFCRPRDDAFGHFSCGEKGEKMCNPGWKGTYCDESICLPGCDKQHGLCEKPGECKCGVGWQGRYCDECIHYPGCLHGTCQQPWQCNCQEGWGGLFCNQDLNYCTHHKPCKNGATCTNTGQGSYTCSCRPGFTGSNCEIEINECDANPCKNGGSCTDLENQYSCTCPPGFHGKNCELSAMKCEDRPCFNGGRCSDRPTGGYSCQCPASYSGFNCEKKIDHCSSSPCTNDAQCVDIGNSYICQCRDGFMGRNCNIDADNCASLPCLNGGTCQDGVNDYTCTCLSGFNGKNCNISLSKCLNNPCHNGATCHERNDHYICQCAHGYGGLNCQFLLPEQPRGQTVIIDVKDKYTDAENKGQFPWVAVGAGIILVLMLLLGCAAVVVCMRVKLQKGQHQPDISKSEIETMNNLTDCHREKDISISIIAATQIKNTNKKVDLQSESSAERNGYKVKYPSVDYNLVHELKNEDFLKEENERGDVNTPESEHKNAPQHNGEPSERKQPESTYSASKDIKYQSVYVISEEKDECIIATEV from the exons ATGGCCCGTCACAACCTCTGCCTCTTCATCACGGTATTTGCCACGCTTCATCAG GCCTCCCCTTCTGGGGTGTTTGAGCTAAAACTACAAGAGTTTAACAATCGCAAAGGTTTGATTGGCAACGCGAACTGCTGCAAAGGCGGCTCGGCTTCCAACTACGGGCTGCCTTGCGAATGCAAGACCTTCTTCCGTGTGTGTCTGAAGCACTACCAGGCGAACATCTCCCCGGAACCTCCGTGCACCTACGGCAGTGCCCTCACCCCTGTGCTCGGCTCCAACTCCTTCTCCATCCCGAACGCGGAAGCATTCAACAACCCCATTCGATTCCCCTTCGCATTCACCTGGCCG GGGACTTTCTCTCTGATAATCGAAGCCTTACATGAAGACCCCACCGATGACCTCAGCACAG ATAATCCGGATCGTCTTATCAGCCGCCTGGCTACCCAGAGACACCTCGCCGTGGGGGACGAGTGGTCGCAGGATGTCCATATTAGCGCCAGGACAGAACTCAAATATTCTTACCGCTTTGTCTGCGACGAGCATTACTACGGGGAGGGCTGCTCCGTCTTCTGCcgccccagagatgatgccttcGGCCACTTCAGCTGCGGCGAAAAGGGTGAAAAGATGTGTAACCCGGGCTGGAAGGGGACCTACTGCGATGAAT CTATCTGCCTTCCTGGCTGCGACAAACAACACGGATTGTGCGAGAAACCTGGGGAATGCAA ATGCGGGGTGGGATGGCAAGGACGTTACTGTGATGAGTGCATTCATTATCCAGGGTGCCTTCATGGAACATGTCAGCAGCCTTGGCAATGTAACTGTCAGGAAGGGTGGGGCGGTCTGTTTTGCAACCAAG ATCTGAATTATTGTACACATCACAAACCTTGCAAGAACGGAGCGACATGCACAAACACTGGTCAGGGGAGTTACACTTGTTCTTGCCGCCCTGGCTTCACTGGGTCCAACTGTGAAATAGAGATCAATGAATGTGATGCTAATCCCTGCAAAAATGGTGGAAGCTGCACA GATCTGGAGAACCAATATTCTTGTACCTGCCCACCTGGATTCCATGGGAAAAATTGTGAACTGAGTGCTATGAAATGTGAGGACAGGCCCTGCTTTAATGGAGGGAGATGCTCGGACAGACCTACTGGTGGATACAGCTGTCAATGCCCAGCCAGTTACTCTGGGTTCAACTGTGAAAAGAAAATTGATCACTGCAGTTCTAGCCCTTGCACCAATG ATGCTCAGTGTGTTGACATTGGGAATTCCTACATATGCCAGTGTCGCGATGGCTTCATGGGCAGAAACTGTAATATTGATGCTGACAACTGTGCGAGTCTGCCTTGTCTTAATGGTGGAACATGTCAGGATGGAGTTAATGACTACACCTGCACCTGTCTGTCTGGATTTAATGGGAAGAACTGCAACATCTCTCTCAGTAAATGCCTCAACAACCCTTGCCACAACGGGGCGACTTGCCATGAAAGAAATGATCATTACATCTGTCAGTGTGCCCATGGGTATGGTGGCCTGAACTGCCAATTCCTGTTGCCAGAGCAGCCTCGGGGTCAAACTGTTATAATTGACGTTAAGGATAAATACACGGATGCTGAGAACAAGGGCCAGTTCCCGTGGGTTGCCGTGGGTGCTGGGATTATTTTGGTCCTGATGCTACTCTTGGGATGTGCAGCAGTTGTTGTCTGCATGCGGGTAAAGCTTCAGAAGGGCCAGCACCAGCCTGACATCTCCAAGAGCGAGATTGAGACAATGAACAACCTTACTGATTGCCATCGTGAGAAAGACATTTCCATTAGCATCATTGCCGCCACACAGATCAAAAACACCAACAAAAAAGTGGACTTGCAAAGTGAAAGCTCTGCAGAGAGAAATGGCTACAAGGTCAAATACCCTTCAGTGGATTATAATTTGGTGCACGAGTTAAAGAATGAAGACTTCCTTAAGGAGGAAAATGAACGGGGAGATGTCAATACTCCGGAATCAGAGCACAAAAATGCTCCACAGCAcaatgg TGAACCATCAGAAAGGAAGCAGCCAGAGTCCACATATTCTGCCTCAAAAGACATCAAGTACCAGTCGGTATACGTCATATCAGAAGAGAAGGACGAATGTATAATTGCAACTGAG GTGTAA